The following proteins are encoded in a genomic region of Triticum dicoccoides isolate Atlit2015 ecotype Zavitan chromosome 1B, WEW_v2.0, whole genome shotgun sequence:
- the LOC119321006 gene encoding uncharacterized protein LOC119321006, protein MDQYEVLDQTWKGSLALHSRYVSKVARDMTLPLLCSGISGHEKYSSATLQPKKLSELAADSSNCSCCSWLPSDEGTASVLDWMDKQESKPNGKRLGAYALVWKLKKGEDKSMWWTKVTRLSTTRCRLRFLKQDFQNIIL, encoded by the exons ATGGATCAGTATGAGGTGTTGGATCAGACTTGGAAGGGCTCTTTGGCTCTACACTCCAG GTATGTCTCCAAGGTTGCAAGGGatatgacattgcctttgttgtgcTCGGGAATAAGTGGTCATGAAAAATACAG CTCCGCAACTCTGCAACCAAAAAAGCTCTCTGAACTTGCCGCTGATTCATCTAACTGCTCCTGCTGCTCTTGGCTGCCTTCGGATGAAGGTACTGCTTCGGTGCTAGATTGGATGGATAAGCAAGAAAGCAAACCGAATGGGAAAAGATTGGGAGCATATGCATTGGTTTGGAAactaaaaaaaggagaagataagaGTATGTGGTGGACAAAGGTCACCCGTTTATCAACAACTAGGTGCCGGCTTCGTTTTTTAAAGCAAGACTTCCAAAATATTATTTTGTGA